A single window of Hymenobacter sp. APR13 DNA harbors:
- the lepA gene encoding translation elongation factor 4, whose product MKNIRNFCIIAHIDHGKSTLADRLLEFTSTVSKRDMQAQLLDNMDLERERGITIKSHAIQMQYPYKGEMYTLNLIDTPGHVDFSYEVSRSIAACEGALLIVDSSQGIEAQTISNLYLAIGSDLTIIPVLNKIDLPHSMPEEVSDEIVDLIGCDRDEIIPASGKSGIGIEAILNAICERVPAPKGDPDAPLQALIFDSVFNSYRGIEVLFRIKNGTMKKGDKLRFMATGKEYGADEIGILGLNQEPRLEIGAGNVGYLISGIKEAREVKVGDTITHVARPTSEAIQGFADVKPMVFAGIYPVDTTEYEELRSCMEKLQLNDASLVWEPETSVALGFGFRCGFLGMLHMEIVQERLEREFNMTVITTVPSVQFHATGTKDQRLTINAPSEMPEPNMIKLIEEPYIKAQIITASDYVGPIITLCMEKRGIIKGQSYLTSERVELSFELPLSEIVFDFFDKLKTISRGYASLDYELIGFRESDMVKLDIMLNGEKVDALSAIVHRSKSYEWGRRLCEKLRELLPRQQFEIAIQASIGQKIISRETVKALRKNVIAKCYGGDISRKRKLLEKQKEGKKRMRQVGSVEIPQEAFLAVLKID is encoded by the coding sequence GTGAAGAACATCCGCAATTTCTGCATCATCGCCCACATCGACCACGGCAAGAGCACCCTGGCCGACCGCCTGCTGGAATTTACCAGCACCGTCTCCAAGCGCGATATGCAAGCGCAGCTGCTCGACAACATGGACCTGGAGCGGGAGCGGGGCATCACCATCAAGAGCCACGCCATCCAGATGCAGTACCCCTACAAAGGGGAAATGTACACGCTCAACCTGATTGACACCCCCGGTCACGTCGATTTCAGCTACGAAGTATCCCGCTCCATTGCCGCCTGCGAAGGCGCTTTGCTGATCGTGGACTCGTCGCAGGGCATCGAGGCTCAGACGATTTCCAACCTATACCTGGCCATCGGCTCCGACCTGACCATCATCCCGGTCCTCAATAAAATCGACCTGCCCCACTCCATGCCGGAGGAGGTGTCCGACGAAATCGTGGACCTCATCGGCTGCGACCGGGACGAAATTATCCCCGCCTCGGGCAAGTCGGGCATTGGCATTGAAGCCATCCTGAACGCCATCTGCGAGCGGGTGCCCGCCCCCAAAGGCGACCCGGACGCGCCGCTGCAGGCCCTGATTTTCGACTCCGTTTTCAACTCTTACCGCGGCATCGAGGTTCTGTTCCGCATCAAGAACGGCACCATGAAAAAGGGCGACAAGCTCCGCTTCATGGCTACCGGCAAGGAATACGGTGCCGACGAAATCGGTATCCTGGGCCTCAACCAGGAGCCACGCCTTGAAATCGGGGCCGGTAACGTGGGCTACCTCATTTCGGGCATCAAGGAAGCCCGCGAAGTGAAAGTCGGCGACACCATCACGCACGTGGCCCGGCCCACTTCCGAAGCCATCCAGGGCTTTGCCGACGTGAAGCCGATGGTATTCGCCGGTATCTACCCCGTGGATACTACCGAGTATGAGGAGCTGCGCTCGTGCATGGAGAAGCTTCAGCTCAACGACGCCTCGTTGGTGTGGGAGCCCGAAACCTCGGTGGCCCTGGGCTTCGGCTTCCGCTGCGGCTTCCTGGGCATGCTGCATATGGAAATCGTGCAGGAGCGTCTGGAGCGTGAGTTCAATATGACGGTGATTACCACCGTGCCTTCGGTGCAGTTTCACGCCACCGGCACCAAAGACCAGCGCCTGACCATCAACGCGCCGAGCGAAATGCCCGAGCCGAACATGATCAAGCTGATTGAGGAACCTTACATCAAGGCCCAGATCATCACGGCTTCCGATTACGTGGGGCCCATCATCACGCTGTGCATGGAGAAGCGCGGCATCATCAAAGGCCAGAGCTACCTGACTTCCGAGCGGGTGGAACTGAGCTTCGAGCTGCCGCTGTCGGAAATCGTGTTCGACTTCTTCGACAAGCTCAAAACCATTTCGCGCGGCTATGCCTCGCTCGACTACGAGCTGATCGGCTTCCGCGAGTCGGACATGGTGAAGCTCGATATTATGCTGAACGGGGAGAAGGTCGATGCGCTGTCGGCCATCGTGCACCGCTCCAAGAGCTACGAGTGGGGCCGCCGCCTCTGCGAAAAGCTCCGTGAGCTGCTCCCTCGCCAGCAGTTCGAAATTGCCATCCAGGCCAGCATCGGGCAGAAAATCATTTCGCGGGAAACTGTGAAGGCCCTGCGCAAAAACGTAATTGCCAAGTGCTACGGCGGCGACATCAGCCGCAAGCGCAAGCTGCTCGAAAAGCAGAAAGAAGGCAAGAAGCGGATGCGTCAGGTCGGTTCCGTAGAAATTCCGCAGGAGGCCTTCCTGGCCGTCCTCAAAATCGACTAA
- a CDS encoding GlcG/HbpS family heme-binding protein: protein MGITLEQAQAAVKAAHEKSLEMGVKMNIAVVDAGANLTAFARMDDAWLGSLDISIKKAKTARYFDMPTGTIGGLSQPGGSLFGIEHSNLGLITFPGGIPIKNAEGKVIGAIGVSGDSVENDHTVAEAGVQAVEGR, encoded by the coding sequence ATGGGTATCACCCTCGAACAAGCCCAGGCCGCCGTGAAGGCCGCTCACGAAAAGTCCCTGGAAATGGGCGTGAAGATGAACATTGCCGTGGTAGATGCCGGCGCCAACCTGACGGCCTTCGCCCGCATGGACGACGCCTGGCTCGGCTCGCTGGACATTTCCATCAAGAAAGCCAAAACGGCCCGCTACTTCGATATGCCCACCGGTACCATCGGGGGCCTCTCCCAGCCCGGCGGCTCGCTCTTCGGCATCGAGCACTCCAACCTGGGCCTCATCACCTTCCCCGGCGGCATTCCGATTAAGAACGCCGAGGGCAAAGTCATCGGCGCCATCGGCGTGTCAGGCGACTCGGTAGAGAACGACCACACCGTAGCCGAAGCCGGCGTACAGGCCGTGGAAGGCCGCTAA
- the fdhA gene encoding formaldehyde dehydrogenase, glutathione-independent, whose protein sequence is MADNRGVVYTGPGKVEVQNIAFPELKNPKGKKITHGVVLKVVSTNICGSDQHMVRGRTTAPSGLVLGHEITGEVIEMGADVEFLKKGDLVSVPFNVACGRCRTCREMKTGICLTVNEGRAGGAYGYVDMGGWIGGQAEYVMVPYADFNLLRFPDKDQAMEKIRDLTMLSDIFPTGFHGAVKAGVGPGATVYVAGAGPVGLAAAASAQLLGAAVVIVGDMNKARLAHARSFGCETVDLTLDATLTEQITQILGVPEIDCAIDCVGFEASGHGTDSKTEVPAAVLNSLMEITRAGGSIGIPGLYVTEDPGSKDEAAQKGSLSIRFGLGWAKSHSLHTGQTPVLSYNRQLMQAILYDKVQIAKAVNVEVISLDDAPKGYAEFDSGVAKKFVINPHNLIPDVKPKAKKKEKEKA, encoded by the coding sequence ATGGCTGATAACAGAGGTGTAGTTTATACCGGCCCCGGCAAAGTAGAAGTGCAGAACATTGCATTTCCGGAGCTGAAGAACCCAAAAGGCAAGAAAATCACGCACGGCGTGGTACTGAAGGTGGTTTCCACCAACATCTGCGGCTCCGACCAGCACATGGTGCGCGGCCGGACCACGGCCCCGTCGGGCCTGGTGCTGGGCCACGAAATCACGGGTGAGGTGATTGAAATGGGGGCCGACGTGGAGTTCCTTAAGAAGGGCGACCTAGTGTCGGTGCCGTTCAATGTGGCCTGTGGCCGCTGCCGCACCTGCCGCGAGATGAAAACCGGCATCTGCCTGACCGTGAACGAAGGCCGCGCCGGTGGTGCCTACGGCTACGTAGACATGGGCGGCTGGATTGGCGGCCAGGCCGAGTACGTGATGGTACCTTACGCTGACTTCAACCTGCTGCGCTTCCCCGATAAAGACCAGGCGATGGAGAAAATCCGGGACCTGACCATGCTCAGCGACATTTTCCCGACTGGTTTCCACGGGGCTGTGAAGGCCGGCGTGGGCCCGGGCGCGACGGTGTACGTGGCCGGCGCCGGCCCCGTAGGCCTGGCCGCTGCCGCTTCGGCGCAGCTGCTGGGTGCCGCCGTGGTGATTGTGGGCGACATGAACAAGGCCCGTCTGGCCCATGCCCGTTCCTTCGGCTGCGAAACCGTGGACCTGACGCTAGACGCGACCCTCACCGAGCAGATCACCCAGATTCTGGGCGTACCGGAAATCGACTGCGCCATCGACTGTGTGGGCTTTGAGGCCAGCGGCCACGGCACCGATTCCAAGACGGAAGTGCCGGCCGCCGTGCTCAACTCGCTCATGGAAATCACTCGCGCAGGCGGTTCCATCGGCATCCCCGGCCTGTACGTGACAGAGGACCCGGGCTCCAAGGATGAAGCCGCGCAGAAAGGCAGCCTGTCCATCCGCTTCGGTCTGGGCTGGGCCAAAAGCCACTCGCTGCACACCGGCCAGACACCGGTGCTCAGCTACAACCGCCAGTTGATGCAGGCCATTCTCTACGACAAGGTACAGATTGCCAAAGCCGTAAACGTGGAAGTCATCAGCCTCGACGACGCTCCGAAAGGCTACGCCGAGTTCGACAGCGGGGTGGCCAAGAAGTTCGTCATCAACCCCCACAACCTTATTCCGGACGTGAAGCCCAAGGCCAAGAAGAAAGAGAAGGAAAAGGCATAA
- a CDS encoding carboxypeptidase-like regulatory domain-containing protein, whose protein sequence is MAQTTPVQVVEGQVLNARTNEPVPFATLGFPGRGLGTVADEQGRYLLRLPPNLSDTLVVTSVGFARTAVAPAALARGQRVFQVAPLAVALAGAVAEHARMHPAQLGRSTATGDLPWTGGSSGKETVDDEWGWELGAILRPAHRTYLEEFHVFLSANTYEQLRFRLNLYALENGRPGRPLLTKDIQLTCANKARGWHTIDLRPYALELAAQPVVATIQWLQSEKTAPEDKYFSIPVTRQRQPVMVERENSEAAWTLHPLQPSLYFTVLEE, encoded by the coding sequence ATGGCACAGACTACTCCGGTGCAGGTGGTGGAAGGCCAGGTGCTGAACGCCCGCACCAATGAGCCGGTACCCTTCGCCACGCTGGGCTTTCCGGGCCGCGGCCTCGGCACCGTGGCCGATGAGCAGGGCCGCTACCTGCTCCGCCTCCCTCCCAACCTCTCCGATACGCTGGTGGTAACCAGCGTGGGCTTTGCACGCACCGCCGTGGCGCCGGCCGCTTTGGCCCGTGGGCAGCGGGTGTTTCAGGTGGCCCCGCTGGCGGTGGCGCTGGCCGGCGCCGTGGCCGAGCACGCCCGGATGCACCCGGCGCAGCTGGGCCGCAGCACCGCCACCGGCGACCTGCCCTGGACCGGCGGCTCCAGCGGCAAGGAAACCGTAGACGATGAGTGGGGCTGGGAGCTGGGCGCCATCCTGCGGCCCGCGCACCGCACCTACCTGGAGGAATTCCACGTGTTCCTGTCGGCCAACACCTACGAGCAGCTGCGCTTTCGCCTGAACCTGTATGCCCTGGAAAACGGCCGGCCGGGCCGGCCGCTGCTCACCAAAGACATCCAGCTTACCTGCGCGAACAAGGCCCGCGGCTGGCACACCATCGACCTGCGCCCTTATGCCCTGGAACTGGCCGCCCAGCCGGTAGTGGCCACCATCCAGTGGCTGCAAAGCGAAAAGACCGCTCCGGAGGACAAGTACTTTTCCATCCCGGTCACGCGCCAGCGCCAGCCAGTAATGGTGGAGCGCGAGAACAGCGAGGCTGCCTGGACGCTACACCCGCTGCAGCCCAGCCTGTATTTTACGGTGCTGGAGGAGTAG
- a CDS encoding Uma2 family endonuclease: MRPTITEDVITLRSPVLANMSDDEFFDFCQLNADLRIERTAHHEILLMSPTGSRSGKRNARLTGQLYAWFSTHGELGEVINSNTGFTLLDGSVLSPDASWVSAAKWNALTPAQQDKFAPVCPEFVVELKSDTDSLRTLQAKMLEYLRNGVQLAWLLNPETETAYLYRPNQPEPETVQGFDNELSGEAVLPGLRLRLSELR; the protein is encoded by the coding sequence ATGCGCCCCACCATCACCGAAGACGTTATTACGCTCCGTAGCCCGGTGCTGGCGAATATGTCGGATGACGAGTTCTTCGACTTCTGCCAGCTGAATGCCGACCTGCGCATTGAGCGGACAGCGCACCATGAAATCCTGCTTATGTCGCCCACCGGCAGCCGCTCCGGTAAACGCAACGCCCGCCTGACCGGGCAGCTTTACGCCTGGTTTTCCACTCATGGAGAGTTGGGCGAAGTAATCAATTCCAACACGGGCTTCACTCTCCTCGACGGCTCCGTACTGTCGCCGGATGCGTCCTGGGTTTCGGCCGCCAAGTGGAACGCCCTGACGCCCGCGCAGCAGGACAAGTTTGCGCCCGTCTGCCCCGAATTTGTGGTGGAGCTGAAATCAGATACCGACTCGCTGCGCACCCTGCAGGCCAAAATGCTGGAATACCTGCGCAACGGCGTGCAACTGGCTTGGCTACTCAACCCCGAAACCGAAACCGCCTACCTCTACCGCCCCAACCAGCCCGAGCCCGAAACCGTGCAGGGCTTCGACAACGAGTTGTCTGGCGAAGCAGTGCTGCCGGGTCTTCGGCTGCGGCTGTCGGAACTGCGGTAA